A DNA window from Paenibacillus sp. HWE-109 contains the following coding sequences:
- the uvrC gene encoding excinuclease ABC subunit UvrC — protein sequence MTEQEQEDPKVREQSLEVIKHKLSLLPDKPGCYIMKNREGTIIYVGKAKVLKNRVRSYFTGSHSAKTQKLVSEIRDFEYIITSSNMEALILECNLIKQHHPRYNVLLKDDKTFPYIKITNEAQPRLEVTRRIYKDKGKYFGPYPNAFAAQQTKKLLDRLYPLRKCKTMPEKVCLYYHIGQCLAPCEFDITAETNERMVQEISRFLNGGHDVIKEELTTKMLAAAEELNFERAKELRDHILNIEAVMEKQKINSVDALDRDVFGYAVDKGWMAVHIQYMRQGKLIERHVSLFPYYGDEYSDFMTYVTQVYSENPALPKEIFLPTMPVQGGEASAAGEAISAAEEATPVAEEAAEAVPTKEAAQAEAEEKDVREALESWLKVKVHIPRRGLKKQMVDMAKDNARNALDEKFRLVERDEKRTTKAVENLGEWLGLGTIRRIEAFDNSNIQGTNPVSAMVVFVDGRPDRKEYRKYKVKTVVGPDDYETMREVIRRRYERVLKDNLTMPDLIVVDGGKGQISAAVDVLENELGLFIPICGLVKDAKHKTAQLMIGDPAEIVPLPRDSQEFYLLQRIQDEVHRFAITFHRETRAKSMVVSQLDAIPGIGEKRRKALLKHFGSVRKIKEAEVQDFKPLGIGEKLAGEIIKALQGEAAIPQE from the coding sequence ATGACCGAGCAGGAACAGGAAGACCCCAAAGTTCGTGAACAAAGTTTAGAAGTGATTAAGCACAAGCTATCTTTATTGCCTGACAAACCAGGCTGCTACATTATGAAAAACCGCGAAGGCACCATTATTTATGTGGGTAAAGCCAAAGTATTGAAAAATCGTGTGCGTTCCTATTTCACGGGAAGTCACAGTGCAAAAACGCAAAAACTAGTCAGCGAAATCCGCGACTTTGAATATATTATTACGTCCTCGAATATGGAAGCGTTAATCCTCGAGTGTAATCTGATTAAGCAGCATCATCCCAGATACAATGTCCTGTTGAAGGATGACAAGACTTTCCCTTACATCAAGATTACCAATGAAGCGCAGCCGCGCCTGGAAGTCACGCGGCGGATCTACAAGGATAAGGGCAAGTATTTCGGCCCTTATCCGAACGCTTTTGCGGCCCAGCAGACGAAGAAGCTGCTGGATCGGCTTTATCCGCTGCGCAAGTGCAAGACTATGCCCGAGAAAGTATGCCTATACTATCATATCGGGCAGTGTCTGGCGCCATGCGAATTCGATATCACCGCGGAGACGAACGAGCGGATGGTGCAAGAAATCAGTCGTTTCCTCAACGGAGGACACGATGTTATTAAGGAAGAGCTGACCACCAAGATGTTGGCGGCAGCGGAGGAACTGAACTTTGAGCGCGCGAAGGAATTGCGCGATCATATCTTGAACATCGAAGCGGTGATGGAGAAGCAGAAGATCAACTCCGTGGATGCGCTGGACCGCGACGTGTTCGGCTACGCAGTCGACAAGGGCTGGATGGCTGTGCACATTCAATATATGCGCCAGGGCAAGCTGATCGAGCGCCATGTCTCGCTCTTCCCTTATTACGGCGATGAATACAGTGATTTCATGACTTATGTGACGCAAGTCTACAGCGAGAATCCGGCGCTGCCTAAGGAAATTTTCCTTCCAACCATGCCTGTGCAGGGGGGAGAGGCTTCAGCCGCAGGGGAAGCGATATCTGCCGCAGAGGAAGCGACTCCTGTCGCAGAGGAAGCGGCAGAAGCCGTGCCCACGAAGGAAGCTGCGCAAGCGGAGGCGGAGGAGAAAGATGTCCGCGAAGCATTGGAATCCTGGCTCAAAGTCAAGGTGCATATTCCACGGCGCGGGCTCAAGAAGCAAATGGTTGATATGGCTAAGGACAACGCGCGCAATGCGCTGGACGAGAAGTTCCGCTTGGTAGAGCGCGATGAGAAGCGGACAACCAAAGCGGTCGAGAATCTGGGCGAATGGCTGGGTCTGGGCACGATACGCCGGATTGAAGCGTTCGATAATTCCAATATTCAAGGTACTAATCCAGTGTCGGCGATGGTTGTTTTCGTAGACGGTCGGCCGGATCGCAAGGAATACCGCAAATATAAAGTGAAGACGGTCGTTGGACCGGATGATTACGAGACTATGCGCGAAGTCATTCGGCGCAGGTACGAGCGGGTGCTCAAAGATAACTTGACGATGCCCGACCTGATCGTTGTAGACGGCGGGAAGGGACAGATATCGGCCGCTGTGGATGTACTGGAGAATGAACTGGGCCTCTTCATCCCAATCTGCGGACTGGTCAAGGATGCGAAGCATAAGACGGCTCAGCTCATGATCGGTGATCCCGCAGAGATCGTTCCATTGCCGCGGGATAGCCAGGAGTTCTACTTGCTTCAGCGGATTCAAGATGAAGTCCACCGATTCGCCATCACGTTCCACCGGGAAACAAGAGCGAAATCGATGGTTGTGTCCCAACTTGATGCCATACCAGGTATTGGTGAAAAACGGCGCAAGGCGCTGCTCAAACATTTCGGCTCCGTGCGCAAAATAAAAGAGGCTGAAGTTCAAGACTTCAAGCCTCTGGGAATCGGTGAGAAATTGGCGGGCGAAATTATCAAAGCACTTCAAGGCGAGGCGGCAATTCCCCAGGAGTAA
- a CDS encoding CPBP family intramembrane glutamic endopeptidase → MPRPTLNRHLLVLASIGIALYLVITILYGLQTEEASAGDNPSITKAAAADSATQFVSGRYGVKASDTFVVYQSKKDRSGYLQKENLLETYNKTYGERYPIDYYQVSVNDKKTNRQFIVEVNYTNASVIGWHEILVSPQGALISKQKADILAKQEMRTQGLDPDEMTLIDVDKSETEEVNGTTLYYEKTSLPLGEAKFQVRMEFDEKSLVGYTAQFSLPSSHKAWIDQQDHSASVMTWISMGFTILMTLASIVFAIIYRKHMRFSRGLYLTAIFLAIYLTNNFNMYPAFRSVSGTVNVEFATWATIIFMDVVTVLLGVSLYFALVAGNGLWAAAGQNKWPAWKESKFGSDVFHGMGRGYLLALFILGIQQVLFYAGETSFDVWAVNDPTDSVLNMLEPRLFPLMAWVAAISEEATYRLLGIILFKKLFRNNFIAVLIPSIIWAASHTQYPIYPVYTRLIEVTIIGIILGYVFLKYGFITAVFAHACMDSILMGMSLFSLGHISDILAGIFYLLLPALIGLLLAWMHGKRRPPLTPGELPPRLEVL, encoded by the coding sequence ATGCCAAGGCCAACCTTAAATCGTCATCTCCTCGTTCTTGCCAGTATCGGAATCGCGTTATATCTTGTCATAACCATTCTATACGGACTCCAAACCGAAGAAGCATCAGCCGGTGACAATCCTTCGATCACCAAGGCCGCCGCCGCAGACAGCGCGACACAATTCGTAAGTGGGCGATATGGCGTGAAAGCCTCCGATACTTTCGTGGTCTATCAGTCCAAGAAAGACCGCAGTGGTTATTTGCAAAAGGAAAATTTACTCGAAACTTATAATAAAACGTATGGGGAACGTTACCCGATTGATTATTATCAAGTTAGTGTAAATGACAAGAAAACGAATCGTCAATTCATCGTTGAAGTTAATTATACGAATGCCTCCGTCATTGGCTGGCACGAAATACTTGTCTCCCCCCAAGGTGCGCTCATCAGCAAGCAGAAAGCCGATATTTTGGCCAAGCAGGAAATGCGGACGCAGGGACTTGATCCCGATGAAATGACCCTCATCGACGTTGACAAATCAGAAACGGAGGAAGTTAACGGAACAACGCTTTATTACGAGAAAACCTCTTTGCCTCTGGGTGAGGCTAAGTTTCAGGTGCGCATGGAATTCGATGAGAAGAGCTTGGTCGGCTATACCGCTCAATTCAGCTTGCCTTCCTCTCATAAGGCCTGGATCGACCAACAGGATCACTCCGCTTCCGTGATGACCTGGATTTCTATGGGTTTCACAATCCTTATGACCCTTGCCTCTATCGTCTTCGCAATCATTTATAGAAAACATATGAGATTCAGCAGAGGCTTATATTTAACCGCCATATTCCTAGCCATTTATCTAACAAACAACTTTAATATGTATCCAGCTTTTCGGTCTGTGAGCGGTACAGTGAACGTAGAATTTGCTACTTGGGCAACCATCATTTTCATGGATGTAGTCACAGTTTTACTAGGCGTTTCGCTCTACTTCGCGCTAGTAGCCGGCAACGGTTTGTGGGCTGCCGCAGGTCAAAACAAATGGCCCGCTTGGAAAGAGAGCAAGTTCGGCAGCGATGTCTTCCACGGTATGGGACGCGGCTATTTATTGGCCCTCTTCATTCTTGGCATTCAGCAAGTGCTGTTCTATGCCGGCGAAACGAGCTTTGATGTCTGGGCCGTCAATGACCCTACAGATTCGGTTCTCAATATGCTGGAACCCCGTTTATTCCCGCTGATGGCCTGGGTTGCGGCAATTTCCGAAGAAGCAACCTACCGCTTGCTCGGCATCATTTTATTTAAAAAATTGTTCCGCAACAACTTCATTGCTGTCTTGATTCCTAGTATCATTTGGGCAGCCAGCCATACCCAATATCCAATTTATCCGGTATATACAAGGTTGATTGAGGTTACAATTATTGGCATTATTCTTGGTTATGTGTTCCTCAAATACGGCTTCATCACCGCTGTATTCGCACATGCCTGCATGGACAGCATTCTGATGGGCATGTCACTCTTCTCACTCGGGCACATCAGCGATATTCTAGCTGGTATCTTCTATCTCCTGCTTCCGGCGCTCATTGGTTTACTGCTGGCTTGGATGCATGGAAAAAGACGGCCCCCCCTTACTCCTGGGGAATTGCCGCCTCGCCTTGAAGTGCTTTGA
- a CDS encoding TrkH family potassium uptake protein: MIKKMKFRQMTPPQILVLGFAVIILLGTGLLMLPFASATGQSIPFIDALFTSTSATCVTGLVVVDTGSTYTMFGQVVIVCLIQIGGLGFMTMATLLAFVFRKKITLKERLVLQEAFNQGSMEGIVRLIRRVLIYSLTIEAIAAVIFTIRWSFDLGFSKALYFGIWHAISMFNNAGFDLFGTVDAPFISLTGYVDDFVINFVAMALIVLGGIGFIVMSDAIDFRSTKRLSLHSKVVLSMTGLLIVLGALIIFIFEYTNNRTIGSLHMGGKILASFFQSVAPRTAGPNTVDIGAMRQASQFFMVILMFIGASPGSTGGGIKTTTFTILIAAIITMIRGKEDIVIFRYRLAKDRILKAITLTMVALFLVIMVTMLLSTTEDSQLLKILFEVTSAFATVGLTMGLTPDLTTFGKILISLTMFAGRLGLITLAYALQPKQEKELFRYPEGKITIG; this comes from the coding sequence ATGATTAAAAAAATGAAATTCAGGCAAATGACACCGCCTCAAATTCTAGTGCTGGGTTTTGCCGTTATTATTTTATTGGGAACCGGCCTTTTGATGCTTCCGTTTGCTTCGGCAACAGGCCAGTCCATTCCATTTATCGATGCGCTCTTTACATCAACTTCAGCGACTTGTGTAACAGGACTTGTTGTTGTGGACACAGGGAGCACGTACACGATGTTTGGACAAGTTGTTATTGTATGTTTGATTCAAATTGGCGGCTTAGGGTTCATGACAATGGCAACCCTGCTAGCTTTTGTATTTCGCAAAAAAATTACGCTCAAGGAGAGACTCGTTCTGCAAGAAGCCTTCAACCAAGGCAGCATGGAAGGCATCGTGCGATTGATTCGCAGAGTCTTGATTTACTCCTTAACGATTGAAGCGATAGCTGCAGTCATTTTCACGATTCGTTGGTCATTTGATTTGGGTTTCTCAAAAGCTTTGTACTTCGGCATCTGGCATGCCATTTCCATGTTTAACAATGCAGGCTTTGATCTGTTTGGAACGGTGGATGCTCCTTTCATTTCATTAACGGGATATGTGGATGATTTTGTGATCAACTTCGTGGCAATGGCTCTCATCGTGCTTGGGGGTATTGGCTTTATTGTCATGTCCGACGCTATTGATTTCCGCAGCACCAAGCGGCTTTCGCTCCATTCAAAGGTCGTATTAAGCATGACTGGCTTGCTCATTGTACTAGGTGCCCTCATCATCTTTATATTCGAATATACGAATAACAGAACAATAGGTTCGCTGCATATGGGCGGGAAAATTCTAGCTTCATTCTTCCAATCTGTTGCCCCGCGGACAGCAGGTCCGAACACCGTAGATATTGGCGCTATGCGGCAAGCTTCGCAATTTTTCATGGTTATTCTGATGTTCATCGGGGCATCGCCCGGTTCAACAGGGGGCGGTATCAAGACCACGACGTTCACGATTCTTATAGCTGCAATCATCACGATGATCCGTGGCAAAGAAGATATCGTTATCTTCCGCTACCGTTTGGCTAAGGATCGCATTCTCAAAGCGATTACCCTAACGATGGTCGCCTTGTTTCTGGTCATTATGGTTACGATGCTGCTGTCAACGACGGAGGATTCGCAGCTGCTCAAAATATTGTTTGAAGTCACCTCGGCATTCGCAACAGTAGGGTTAACGATGGGGCTGACGCCGGATTTAACGACATTTGGCAAAATTCTCATCTCCTTGACGATGTTTGCGGGTCGATTAGGCCTGATTACACTGGCGTATGCGCTTCAACCTAAGCAAGAGAAAGAATTATTTAGATACCCTGAGGGTAAAATCACGATTGGATAG
- a CDS encoding potassium channel family protein translates to MKKTQYVVVGLGRFGASISKELIKLGNEVLGIDRDEEAVDEMSHVLTHTVVADATDEDVLKSLGVRNFDCAVVAIGDDIQSSILAAIVLKDLGVKKVVAKALSELHGKVLQKLGVDRVIYPERDMGIRVAHQLNSPNLLDYIEISKDYTIAELSVPKRLCGLTIKELDPRAKFGCSVVAINKQTGVIIAPTSTDVVNENDMMVIIGTNEQIDKFESEVIG, encoded by the coding sequence ATGAAAAAGACGCAGTATGTGGTCGTAGGACTCGGACGGTTTGGAGCGAGTATTTCCAAAGAACTTATCAAACTAGGCAACGAGGTGCTTGGTATCGATAGGGACGAGGAAGCTGTAGACGAGATGAGTCATGTGCTTACCCATACCGTAGTAGCTGATGCTACAGACGAGGATGTACTCAAATCATTAGGCGTACGTAATTTCGACTGTGCGGTGGTTGCCATTGGGGATGACATTCAATCCAGCATTTTGGCGGCAATTGTGCTCAAGGATTTGGGCGTCAAAAAAGTTGTTGCCAAAGCGTTATCTGAACTTCATGGGAAGGTCTTGCAGAAGTTAGGGGTTGACCGTGTGATATATCCGGAGCGGGACATGGGCATCCGTGTAGCGCATCAATTAAACTCGCCGAACTTGCTGGACTATATCGAGATTTCCAAAGATTACACGATTGCAGAGCTCTCTGTACCCAAACGATTGTGTGGACTAACGATTAAAGAACTCGACCCGCGAGCCAAATTTGGCTGCAGCGTAGTTGCTATTAACAAACAAACAGGTGTCATTATTGCCCCGACCTCTACGGATGTCGTCAATGAGAATGATATGATGGTGATTATCGGAACGAATGAACAAATTGATAAGTTCGAGAGTGAAGTAATCGGGTAA
- a CDS encoding cation:proton antiporter, which translates to MENTTSHLIEHVLILLVLIFGLGMLFGKAAQWLKLPDVALFLVAGMMAGQAFHWIDETSTSFTNQFILVLGSSLILFDGGRNIKLTGLRKVWLTVGLLSIPGVLLTCGAVAVTAHLLLDLPWLYALLLGAIIASTDPATLIPVFKQVKIRTKVRETVESESAFNDATASILTFSLLAIILGTEKISIASGIIDFVKTALGGLALGAVIGFGMTYLTAHLRLGLLRDYATIAMVVTSLGAYIAGEYVGVSGFMATFTAGLMWGNAETFKLNMQDKRHEMDHFSDNMTVIMRMLIFILLGSQVNFPLIVANLWTSLGVIFVFIFVARPLTVLACTWPDRKAGWTWREILFMFWVRETGVIPAALSGMVAGLGVAHSELIASVTFMAVLITILFQASTTAYVARKLGLEVKAEGTDIKGSTQPVK; encoded by the coding sequence ATGGAAAATACAACATCCCACCTGATTGAACATGTACTTATTCTGCTCGTTTTAATTTTTGGTTTGGGCATGTTATTTGGCAAAGCTGCGCAATGGTTGAAGCTTCCCGATGTGGCTTTATTTCTTGTGGCGGGGATGATGGCAGGCCAAGCTTTTCATTGGATTGATGAGACGAGCACCTCGTTCACGAATCAATTCATCCTGGTTCTTGGTTCGTCGTTAATCCTTTTTGACGGAGGACGCAATATTAAACTGACTGGGCTGCGTAAAGTGTGGCTGACAGTTGGTTTATTAAGTATACCGGGTGTATTGCTTACTTGCGGCGCAGTCGCGGTAACAGCTCATCTGCTCTTGGATTTGCCTTGGCTTTATGCTTTGCTGCTGGGTGCTATTATTGCTTCTACGGATCCAGCCACACTCATTCCCGTATTCAAACAAGTGAAGATCCGCACGAAAGTGAGGGAGACGGTAGAGAGTGAATCCGCATTCAACGATGCGACAGCGTCCATTTTAACCTTCTCCTTGCTGGCGATTATTTTGGGGACAGAGAAGATTTCTATAGCCTCAGGTATTATAGATTTTGTGAAGACTGCGCTTGGCGGACTCGCATTGGGAGCGGTCATAGGGTTTGGAATGACTTACTTGACTGCCCACTTGCGATTAGGATTATTGAGAGACTATGCGACGATTGCGATGGTTGTTACTTCATTGGGGGCTTATATTGCGGGCGAATATGTGGGTGTCAGCGGTTTTATGGCAACCTTCACGGCTGGCTTAATGTGGGGGAATGCCGAAACCTTCAAATTGAATATGCAAGACAAACGGCATGAGATGGATCATTTTTCCGATAATATGACCGTTATCATGCGAATGTTGATTTTCATTCTCTTGGGCAGCCAAGTGAATTTTCCTTTGATTGTGGCGAATCTCTGGACGAGCCTAGGCGTTATCTTTGTTTTTATTTTTGTTGCGCGGCCTCTTACAGTTCTAGCTTGTACATGGCCTGATCGTAAAGCCGGCTGGACTTGGCGAGAAATTTTGTTTATGTTTTGGGTGCGAGAAACAGGCGTTATTCCTGCCGCTTTAAGTGGGATGGTTGCAGGTTTGGGCGTAGCGCATAGCGAATTAATTGCAAGTGTTACATTTATGGCGGTCTTGATCACGATATTATTCCAGGCTAGCACAACAGCCTATGTAGCCCGGAAATTAGGACTTGAAGTAAAGGCTGAGGGAACCGATATAAAAGGAAGTACGCAACCTGTCAAATGA
- a CDS encoding response regulator transcription factor codes for MYKVLMIEDDAMIGDMVSMYLGEEGFTVMRKENGQDGAEAIYKFAPDIILLDLMLPDMDGLELCRRVRQTSGVPIMIVSMKNKVVERVNALGAGADDYMCKPFSMHEMSARVHALIRRSNTYQKKSDFPAVQSIALMEAQPKAAVTKKDGDKSIMLNLHTRSMLVRGQIVETTYSEFEIMKCFVNNPGRVFSREDLLQTVRGFDSYVTDRAIDVHIANLRKKIEDNPKEPQRIRTVWGVGYKYM; via the coding sequence ATGTATAAAGTATTAATGATTGAAGATGACGCAATGATCGGCGATATGGTATCTATGTATTTAGGTGAAGAAGGCTTTACAGTCATGCGTAAAGAGAACGGTCAAGACGGGGCGGAAGCGATCTATAAGTTTGCCCCGGACATTATTTTGCTTGATCTGATGCTGCCTGATATGGATGGACTTGAACTTTGCAGACGGGTTCGTCAAACTTCTGGTGTGCCGATCATGATTGTTTCGATGAAGAACAAAGTCGTTGAACGGGTCAACGCACTTGGAGCCGGCGCAGATGATTATATGTGCAAACCGTTCAGCATGCATGAAATGAGTGCGCGGGTGCATGCGCTCATCCGCCGTTCCAATACGTATCAGAAGAAAAGCGATTTTCCTGCCGTGCAGTCTATCGCTCTCATGGAGGCCCAGCCCAAAGCAGCGGTGACCAAGAAGGACGGAGATAAGAGTATCATGCTCAATCTGCATACACGCTCTATGCTGGTTCGTGGTCAGATCGTTGAGACGACCTACTCGGAGTTCGAAATTATGAAGTGCTTCGTTAACAATCCAGGCCGTGTATTCAGTCGAGAGGATTTGCTCCAAACGGTTCGCGGCTTCGACTCCTATGTGACGGATCGGGCGATTGATGTGCATATTGCAAATCTTAGGAAGAAAATCGAAGATAACCCCAAGGAACCGCAGCGAATTAGAACGGTTTGGGGTGTAGGGTATAAATATATGTAA